tcctttgtaatcataacctctaccaccaatggctctactcccaacctgtgtgtactgatggtcctcttccccacttaatgctgtagaattgttcaaacctggtaaatgccactcttaggatcattggttactatcctcactctgtcttttatgaccttgtctaaatatgatcagagtcggcaaacttggaaggcttccatagccttggcaactcatgacgagagcctagggtggttactggcgccataaactagagtgtcaatttgttgggtcaacaacaggagccactgtgcacttgctcctcatgtgggatctctgtccttaatgtgctgtacatttgatttaatgctataactagtactccaacagtatgtttcactttgtgtttctatgtgggtgcaaactgttgaaatctttatactaaattgatcttctgtatataaagagaattgaaaatgaaacttgatgcaaatggaaggggagagggagcgggagaggggagggttgcgggtgggagggaagttatgggagggggaagccattgtaatccataagctgtacactggaaatttatattcattaaataaaagttaaaaaattaaaaaacgaTTGTGATATCATAATTAAACTATGCTAAGAAGTTGAGATATTAAAAGTGTAATGTGAATATTCCTAGTTCTTATGGTAGATAATTAAAATATCAACCAGTGAGTTGAGGAATTATATTAGCTATTTGGCAAATTGAATTTGTCACTGTATGAAAAATAGTGGTGTGTAATGCATTTCTTGTAGAAGATAAAAACTACCAAAATTGTATTATATTTTAGTATGTGTAAAGTGGAAATGTGAAAAATAGTCACTTTCATTTTCTTATAAATTAAGCAGCTTGTTGACTTCTTAGTACTTTTATTAGTGTATAATTTTCCAGTTCTGGTATTTTTACCTAGTGAAAACATAACTGATATTTAAGAACAtgattttctgaatttttgttgGGAACAAAACTGTTGAGCATTTGTTATTGAGCCCTATAATAGAATTTTTGCAAGTATGCACTTTAGGAACATTAGTGAAGAAAACACTATAAAATAAAGGTCAAGAGTCTATAAGGATAAATTGCTGGATTTAGTAGTATTTTTCATACTATATACAATGACATATCTATGGAGAAGATTAAAATTGAATCATTAAGTTTTTAGAAAGGCATTCTTATCCATGAGAATTTAATATCATTAACTATATCATTAAATTTAAATAGATTATTAGGTCACATGTTATTAATaccaatattttttaatatttttccattaatttgaAACTCAAGGATTTGTGTTTTACTAAGATTTATAAATTCttaaagtaactttaaaaaagcataaaattttcttatattttgtttctttttttctttttttttttttaggagtacCAAAATCTAATCTCTTACACACCAAATCATTAAGGGGCCATAAAGACTGCTTTGAAAAATACCATTTAATTGCAAACCAGGATTGTCCTCGATCTAAGCTTTCAAAAAGTACTTATGAAGAGGTTAAAACTATTTTCAGCAAGAAAATAAACTGGATTGTTCAGTATGCACAAAATAAGGATCTGGATTCAGATTCTGAATGTTCTAAAACCCCTCAACATCATCTGTTTAATTTCAGGCATAAGCCAGATAAAAAATTACTCCCACAGTTTGATTCCCAAGTACCAAAGTATTCTGCAAGATGGATAGATGGAAGTACAGGTGGCAACTCAAACTGCACTCAGAGAATTTTGGATCAGAGGGAACATACAGACTTTGGGCTTGCTATGTTACAAGGCGCAGGTGCCACAATATGCCATAACAATGTATTGTGGCCTCATGGGCATACCCAGGCACAGAAGAAAGAAGAGACCATCTCTAGTCCAGAGGCTGATGTCCAAACTCAGCATCTACATTACAGCAGAGAGGAATGTAAGTAAAATGAGAAGAAAGGCAAACATTGAGTAGTTTGAGTATTGGGATGTGTTGTTGCTGTTTGATTATGTGTGATGTGTCTAGAATTTTGATGTAGATTTAGTAACCATAGTAATTAAATGACAAGTTCACCTTGGCAAAAATGAGATGTCTTAAAACTCGCCATACATTTTCTGGAATACTCCTGAATATTTCCTAAGCATTGAAGTTCTGTATTTgcatcatttgcccattttaagTGATTAAACTGGCTGGAATCAACAAACTGTTAACTGAAATGTTTAAGATTCATATAGTTTAGAAGTGCAGGCCTAAATATTGAATGGCCAGTTTTCATTGTCATGTTGTAAATTTGCACATCCCTAGAAGACCAGTTGAGAGGAGTGTGGtgcacagggtggggggaggcattTCAAAGGCAAAATCTGAGGCCAAAGGTAATTCATGCATTtacattaaaatgagaaaataaggaCTCATTCTCTCTATGCCTATTTCTACAAAAACTCACAGACACTTaggtaattttaaatgaaatgttagagccaaaaaaaaaaaaaacccttgagtATCTTTTCACACAATTTCTTGATTGTACAGTGAATTATTTATGGTCGTAAGACTAGGTAGAAAAGTTACTTTTGGAGACTTACCACAGTACTTTCATGTAGTGCTTTTCAGACTTCCAGTCATGAACTATGTGATGCTCAATTTAATGGGTGAACTTGTTTAAGACAGAATAGGAGATAACCAGAATCCAGCAGACCCACTACTACATAGTTTTTGCTTGAAACTTTCAAGTGTAGACTGGTGGTGTATTGAGAAACAGGTAAAACCTGTTTTCTCCTGTGGGTTGTGATTAGGACTTGAAAACTTCTCCTTTGTAAAAGAAAACTTTACTTTGAAAATTAGTTAGTCCTAGGGTACTTTGGAATGTTTTGTTGCAGtaaagtgggaaaaaaatttttcataGGACATTGTACTAGTGATGCAGACAGTCTGTTTCCCCAGGTTGTTGGGgtaacaataaatatatttttgtgtttcagTGAATTCGATGTCTTTTGGTGAGGTAGAACAACTGAATGCAAAGCTCCAACAGCAAATCCAAGGTAAAGAATCAATCTTAGATTTTTTTGCATGTGAAAATTTTGATGCCAGAAATCTATATGACAGAGCACCCTTGGCTTCAGtaccatttaaatttaaaaatgagatttttgtaGTTTATTAGAGGTTCCAGGGCAAAAATAAGAGAACAGCTTTTTGTGAACTGAAGGAGAaacccatttttattttctaagttaAGACAGACTATGATTAATGTCTACCTCTTCATAACATTTTATTGACTCTACTACTACTGCTGTACCCCGCATTGTGCTGGTGTGCTCCCAAACAGGTCTTTAGGTAGAAGatattagctctttttttttttttttttaattatgaacaAGTTCAAACACATAGTAAAGTGGCCCATCTTTACCAGCTTTAATTGTTGTCAAAAGCAtagctaatttttttaatgtcctgtgtttttttaaatgtttattcattctcATCTCCtcgaaaggcagaacaacagaaagagagagaaagagagagagaaaggatatgagagatcttccatcctctagttcattccccaaatacctacaatacctgggccaggttgaagccaggagcctggaactccatccaggcttcctgTGTGGGCAGAAGattcccaagcacttgagccgtcatctgctgcctcccagaattaattagtaggaagctagattgaaagcacagcagccagaactcaaaccagcactctgatatagaatacaGGTGTCTCAGGTTAAGGTAGCTTAACCCAATTTAGCTAatttttcttccccttttcttGTATTCATCCCTCACCCTACCTCCAACCCCAGCATGGATTATTTTGAAACAGTCCCTGGCAACATACTATTTTACCCATAAGTCTTCAaaattttctctaaaacaatCACAACCTCATTATCACGCCCAAAAATAATTCCTTATCATCATAAAATATGATGCCCTTGTTAACAGTGTATAAATTCTCCAGTTGCCTCCTTTTCTTAACAATTTATTCCCCTTTAAATGAGGAAATTGCACTTCAGAGACATTAAGTTGCTAGTAGATGAAGAGTCCCtgacttttttaagaaaatacattgaTATTTAGTTTATTAGTTAAATCATATCTAAAACAAAGcaggaaaaattttaaacaaaataatggaGAGATAAGCTCTGGATAAATGACATGATGtaagttaatataaaatatgtaaaggaaaataatttaaatttacccATTGATGCCGCCATACAAAGTGACACTGGTAAGAACCTGAAACATTTTCAGTTAATCTTCCTAAAATTATATGTTAATCCTATTAAAATTATATGTACATTACAAATTGACTTAACagaatattttttgtttgagCATAAAAATTTAAGCatcatttctattttcaaatcATCATAAATTCCTAATTAGTGAGACATCTGTAATGAGATGTGACTTTATGACTTTTTAACTGCAAAGCTAGTGATTGTTCTTGACTACATCTTCTCATATGATAACAGTAATAGTTATGTAAGTTACTTGCCTGAGATGACTAAAACTAGGTAGAAGGATTCAAAAATCCAGATAATCTGATTCCAAATCCTCTTAGAAAGGTTTTGTAAACCTGATACTAATTGACATGTCTTATTTATAAGTCATACTAAATATTGATTGACCCTAATTATAGATTCTGATTAAGAAGTGGCTTAGCTATAGTGGTAACCACTATTTGTACTGTGCATCTCTGTAATCATTGCTTATGGATCTTCTAAGTTTCACTTAATGGAAAAGGATGAGATATTCCACTGCCAGGAGGATGATCAAAACTAATAGGCTTTGGGTCAGCATCTGCaaggctgcatcccatatgagcagtggtttgagtcccagttgctccactgccaatccagctccctgctaattgcctgggaaagcagcagaagatgacctgagtccttgggcccctgtatcctcatgggagatatggaagaagctcctggctccttggctcctggctttgttcaggCCCAGCctaaccattgtggtcatttggggagtgaaccaacatgtggaagacctctctgtgtgtgtgtatgtgtgtgtgtgtgtgtctaagtgcctaactgtgcctttcaaataaattttttgtatataaaaaaaaaacttaatgggCTTGGAGGAGAGCACAACTGTCTCCTTAGTGCAGTTTCATTGTGAAAACAGGCCCAATGCATTCATTTCAGTCAGAGTACTTAAAACATAAATCATAAGATTACCTTTCTATGTACTAAAAATGAAACTACTTTTTAAATCTTTACAGAAGTTTTTGAAGAGCTAACACATCAAGTGCAAGAAAAAGATTCTTTGGCCTCAGAGCTCCATGTCCGCCATGTTGCCATTGAACAGCTTCTCAAGAACTATTCCAAATTACCATGTCTGCAAGTGGGACGAACAGGAATGAAGTCACACCTACCCATAAACAACTAACTTCACACCTACCCATAAACACTTCCGAAAGAAAGTTATGGTCAATTTTTTATGGTCATTAAATTTGCAAAACAAGGCACTATTTAACATCTATGTCAAATAAAGCAGATCATTATACTCTAGTCTTCTAATCATTTAACTTCATTTTGAGAATCTTTCCTGAAAGTACTAAATACTCCCCTTACCTTTAACCACATGTGACTACTTAAAAATACTGTTAGTATGATTTtagtaaacatattttaatgtaattcaCCTGTCAAAACAACAGAAGATTAACTAGCTTCTTTTATTCTGGactactaaaaataatttttaagagggAAATGGAATTCATAATGTCACCTCTTATTTATTATGagcaatattttaatataaaaattttatatataaatgctattttagctatcttttcattctctttataaatatgtatttgagtCACTCTGTATATTCATGCACACGTGTGAATGTGTTCAACCATATTTTGGATCACTGCATTTTATTCTTCTAATACAGTGTTTTTATAACTGTTACCTTGCTTTCCaaagataaatattttgaagtagaAAACTATCTAGTTGATTTGCTTTAACTTCTAATAATTTATGAATaggaattaactttttaaagcagGTATCCACATAAATAAACTATGTTACTGTTTTCTAATATTCTGAGTTAGTTCCAGAAGAAAATGCTCATTTAGTTAATGTGTGTCCATTTATCTCTGTAGAAGTGAGAACTTACGCTTCATTATCACTTTCATTCTAATGACTTTGATGTATGTGTTAGAATTTGGAGAGAGTAAGTTAAGCCTCACTTGCAAGTCAAATGCAATGATTGTCTTCATATTGAAATTGCTGTGAATTGtcctatttttgaaaaaaaattaattactctGTGTACCACTTGAGGTAAAGATTCAAGAATCCAAAAACTGTCCAAATTTTGTTATCAGCACCCTTGAAATTATTACTCAACAAAAGCTTTGTAAGGCAGTTTTCTAAATTTCAGAATCCAGAGGAAAGAGATTGCTtgacacaaaaaacaaaacctaatttttaaaaaagcccagTTACCTATGATGTTTCCAAAGAGTTCTTAACCAATAGACTGTCATAAATAGCTAGATAAGTTTTGATTGTGTGttatagtaaataaatacatgtaactaatgtaaattaaaatggaCTATAAATTCTGTTTTCAGTTGGTGCTTGAAATGTACTTGGGAAGTAGATCCTTTGCTTGAAAGAATCTACAGAAAAGCCCATTAAACTTGGCAGCTTTACTTATAAAGACAGAATGACTTCTGCCTTAAATTTGGCAGTCTGGGTCAGATTTGGCTTCAACACAAACAGTATTTGACTAAGTAAGAAATACTTCCATCTAGTTGAAAGCAACTTGTTGTGAGGCTAGGTTATGTCAAAGTGGACTGAGACTATTGATAttctgttgattttgttttggtttttctttgaaGTATGACATAACTGTCAAGCCTTTTGGGAAGAACTTTTGAAGGATAACTTTCAATTCTCTGAATTCTTTCCATCAcccaaaatgaatttaaaaatccaaGGAGTAGGGATGGGTGTATTGCCTTAGTTTCAGTAAGCTTTAAATTGAATGTGTGCAATATGAAAATATCCATATTAGCGTGTTGAATAAAGACATTTCTTGAGTATACTAGTAAGTATTTTAGTACTTACTTGTTAGCATTACATTTTCAAATTTGACTTTACTCTTTTTGGCATGAGTCATTAAGAATGTTACCAGCCAGTATGCTTATACACAGTTGATCTTCTCTTTAAATGACTTAGGGACAGACATAAAAGTTTGGGATGTGTTACATTTGATATCAGTAGTAACACATTTCCAGAATATGAGCCATATGGTGTAGTCCTGAATTACAACAGTGTTATCCAAAGACAGTGTTTGCTTATCTCTTAAAGAGTTGCCTGGCAAATATGTAGCTTTTCTAATGAGTTTGAAGAGTTGAGTGGGATTGTGCATGTGTTAAGGTCTTAACTGGGttctctggtttatttcatttagatATTTCTACTTAATGCTTTTCAAAGGAAAGGTGCTCCTAAAAATTGTGTGTGGTGCTGATACTCACACTAGTACTTACTCAGATGAATTTCTAggaaaaaagttttttgaaatattttacccAGCAATTTATCCAAATATTTGGTAAACATATATTCTTATGTTCGTTTGCTTGACTGAATATGCAGTTACTGTGTATGCAGAAATAAGGATCAGGGACTGAGTTCTAACTTGAAAGAACATGAAACATCACAAGTACTGCTTTTCATACTTGGCTGTTCTTCTGTACAGTTGTTAGTACTTTTTGAGGTTTAGAAGAAAATCTCATGTATGACTCAGCCATTTCTAACATTTTCAGAGCTTACAAGAAAGATTAAGGAGAGTGAAATAAGACTAATTTTTTACTCATTATATTTCAtaattagaaaaactaaacagtTTAAAAAGTCATAAATAATTTTGACCATATAAAAAGAGTGTTTAAATCTGTTCAGCCTTATAATCACACTAAAAGTCAGTCACATTTACCTTGAGGTTATCATCTTATCCTTTGATTCTAGTATTAATATCTAAATTAGTCAAAAAGACATGCACTTGAAACCCCAATAATAGATGATTCAAGCATCAGAATAGTGTTTTGTTCTCTTCTGTAGTTTCTTATGCCGAATGGTGGAGCAAAAAGATGTTAACATATATGTTCATTTCACCATGAAGTGCCCATTTTTATAATACAttgggattattttttaaatattaagttcATGTTGgaaagtaaaacttaaaatatattttattgtcatCTTGAGTATCTTGAGATTCCTTGGTATTTCATTTTACCATATTCTTTGCtactgaaaatggttttggttTAAAAGTGCTCTCattttttgttcatgttttttaCCGTGGTGTTTACACTGTTGAGATTTGTCAGTtagtttttgctattttttttaaataagttttttgaTCTATTATGTATGTTAATGTTAACCAGTTTTGGTTGTATTTTGGAAGAAATCTTTCATTATTAATGTTGTAAAATGTAATACAAAATGTATATGCTCTAGACTTACATAGGAATTtttgaataataaattatttgtatAGCTTTTTAGGAGGTTCAGGTTAGTAACCATAAAAGTGGGTTTACATgttcttgaaaatttttaaatactatattGGAAAGTTCTTGTAGTGTTATTTTTCCTGACTTGTGTCAGTTCATTTACTGACAAGTGTTGTTACTACTTATAATAAAGTAAGATATTTGAGTATTTTAAGTACTTAAGAAGCTGAATATtctatgaaaaaattttaaatacctttgtTAACCTGGCTCTAAGGCAAAGATAAtttcatttcaatatttttagattGCAATTTTAACTTGAGGTTGATGGGAATAATTATTTGAGGAGATGTGTGATGAAAACCAGTAAAAGATAACACCTCAACAGGTTTTTCTTGCCAAGTTAAGTTTTATGGTGATGGCATAGAAAAGAGTTTACTTACCATGATAATAAAGGCTCTGGTAAAAGCAAAGCTTTCCTAGAGGAGGGGCTAATGTTGTCTGTGTCTCAGTACTTTCATTTCCCTTCATCCTTTCACAGTTCATATTGTTATGGCTATGTCACAGTTCAGTCTAATGTGGTAAGCACCTTAGGGCTGTGGTTAATTTGATATGAACCATACAGCAATTCTGTAGCATTAACAGCTTTTTAACACCTAGATTGTAATACAaactttcattattatttttaacttaaaagagTCCACATTACTAATGCATTTTAGTCAATTTGAATTGTTTCACG
Above is a genomic segment from Lepus europaeus isolate LE1 chromosome 2, mLepTim1.pri, whole genome shotgun sequence containing:
- the C2H21orf91 gene encoding protein EURL homolog translates to MNEEEQFVNIDLNDDNICSVCKLGTDKETLSFCHICFELNIEGVPKSNLLHTKSLRGHKDCFEKYHLIANQDCPRSKLSKSTYEEVKTIFSKKINWIVQYAQNKDLDSDSECSKTPQHHLFNFRHKPDKKLLPQFDSQVPKYSARWIDGSTGGNSNCTQRILDQREHTDFGLAMLQGAGATICHNNVLWPHGHTQAQKKEETISSPEADVQTQHLHYSREELNSMSFGEVEQLNAKLQQQIQEVFEELTHQVQEKDSLASELHVRHVAIEQLLKNYSKLPCLQVGRTGMKSHLPINN